A single window of Chitinophagaceae bacterium DNA harbors:
- a CDS encoding DUF4236 domain-containing protein: MSFFLRKAFSFGPIRLNLSKGGLGVSAGVTGARVGLGPKGAYVAGGRHGMYYREYVKGGKFLSGKEGTVNGRQEVNTFVDTGLTYDVSLDLSKQKVLTEPSIPRASFSLLALSLVFLLIFLTGFGIVTLFLSIGFMGAYIFLYVNAENANKTFKAIVEKLENRDDISKVLDEVSAKKIYFHAKYWLHFNVYKTINLIYYEDPDFISAEDLQLTEKKLSLPSKDKKDIKVFVFSIFLNEVIQDHMISEEEEQHLVKLQQSLNLKDEDIAVEKKMIRAMIKLRDTIDSELQVIQTELKLKKGEECYYESEGRLLKEKRLRQYQKDRVIYREIGYDIDMEGKIFLTNQRIFILSDGSRSYSLNRLLDITISLEDNTIQLNLENRKSPLIFTMPDILTFAGMLHKLI; this comes from the coding sequence ATGTCATTTTTTTTAAGAAAAGCATTTTCATTTGGCCCCATCCGGTTAAATCTGTCCAAAGGGGGATTAGGTGTTTCGGCAGGGGTTACCGGAGCAAGGGTTGGACTTGGACCTAAAGGAGCCTATGTAGCCGGCGGAAGACATGGGATGTACTATCGGGAATATGTGAAAGGCGGAAAGTTTTTGTCCGGTAAGGAGGGCACAGTAAACGGAAGGCAAGAGGTAAATACTTTTGTGGATACCGGATTGACTTATGACGTCTCTTTAGATTTATCAAAGCAGAAAGTCCTGACCGAACCATCCATCCCAAGAGCATCATTTTCACTTTTAGCCTTATCACTTGTTTTTTTGTTGATTTTTTTAACCGGCTTTGGAATTGTGACTTTATTTCTTTCCATTGGTTTCATGGGAGCATATATTTTTTTATATGTAAATGCCGAGAATGCAAATAAAACATTTAAAGCAATAGTTGAAAAACTTGAAAACAGAGATGATATTTCAAAAGTATTGGATGAAGTAAGTGCTAAAAAGATTTATTTTCATGCAAAGTACTGGCTGCATTTCAATGTTTACAAGACAATTAATCTGATATACTATGAAGATCCGGATTTTATTTCTGCTGAAGATTTACAACTAACAGAAAAGAAACTTTCTTTGCCATCAAAGGATAAAAAAGATATAAAAGTATTTGTTTTTTCAATTTTTCTGAATGAAGTGATACAAGACCACATGATATCTGAAGAAGAGGAGCAACATCTTGTTAAACTACAGCAATCGCTGAATCTAAAGGATGAGGATATTGCTGTAGAAAAGAAAATGATACGGGCAATGATAAAATTACGGGATACTATTGACTCCGAACTGCAAGTCATTCAAACTGAATTGAAATTGAAAAAAGGGGAGGAATGCTATTACGAATCAGAGGGGCGTTTACTCAAGGAAAAAAGACTGAGGCAGTACCAAAAAGACAGAGTGATTTATAGAGAAATCGGGTATGACATTGATATGGAAGGAAAAATCTTTTTGACCAATCAGAGAATATTTATTTTATCAGACGGCAGTCGCAGTTATTCTTTGAACAGACTTTTAGACATTACTATTTCCCTGGAAGATAATACAATACAACTCAACCTGGAAAACAGAAAGAGTCCGTTGATTTTTACTATGCCGGATATACTGACTTTTGCCGGGATGCTCCATAAGTTGATTTGA
- a CDS encoding DUF1572 domain-containing protein, with translation MKKIKTLIFTFVLILNISIHSPLIGNNMNSELNETYSLKSYSSYNLWANEEVVKWMKTATEEQLHKEIESSFNSLIKTTLHMWFAEHGWLSTLNNENWGQPENHSPESSSAEILRGFIETSKAFKTFVHELNEENMNKTLTIGQNKNTVHVRDIVLHVFNHATYHRGQIITLGRQAGLENPPRTDYIYFINLR, from the coding sequence ATGAAAAAGATAAAAACCCTGATTTTTACTTTCGTTTTAATACTGAATATTTCTATACATTCACCTTTAATTGGTAATAACATGAATTCTGAACTAAATGAAACCTATTCCTTAAAAAGTTATTCTTCCTATAATCTTTGGGCAAATGAAGAAGTTGTTAAATGGATGAAAACAGCGACTGAAGAACAGTTGCACAAGGAAATTGAGTCCAGTTTTAATTCCCTGATAAAAACAACTTTGCACATGTGGTTTGCTGAACACGGTTGGTTATCGACTTTAAACAACGAAAATTGGGGCCAACCGGAAAATCACAGTCCGGAAAGCTCATCAGCTGAGATTCTCAGAGGATTTATTGAAACCTCAAAGGCTTTTAAGACTTTTGTTCATGAATTAAATGAAGAGAATATGAATAAAACCTTAACAATCGGGCAAAATAAGAATACAGTGCATGTTCGAGATATAGTATTGCATGTATTTAATCATGCTACTTATCACCGGGGACAAATTATTACTTTGGGAAGACAGGCAGGGCTTGAAAACCCACCAAGAACGGATTATATTTACTTTATCAATTTACGTTAA
- a CDS encoding DinB family protein, giving the protein MKNKKILENFKKTILTYEQKLNSLSEEELRIKPNENEWSAGQVYSHVIMAHNFLFINSLKKCLSEKAEATKLGKNTSGKLVYFLGGLPPGKYKMPKSVGMEPPQPESKEHIFMMLKKMQESMEELLPDVDTSEKDKKAKHPAFGMLNAKEWYHAAEMHAKHHLKQIKRIEKAISKKV; this is encoded by the coding sequence ATGAAAAACAAAAAAATACTTGAGAATTTTAAAAAGACCATTTTAACCTATGAACAAAAGTTAAACAGTCTTTCTGAGGAAGAGCTCCGCATTAAACCAAATGAAAATGAGTGGTCGGCAGGACAGGTATATTCACACGTGATTATGGCTCATAATTTTTTGTTTATTAACAGCTTAAAAAAATGCCTGAGCGAAAAAGCAGAGGCTACTAAATTAGGGAAAAATACAAGCGGTAAACTTGTTTACTTTTTAGGCGGATTACCTCCGGGCAAATATAAAATGCCTAAATCAGTAGGGATGGAACCCCCTCAGCCCGAAAGTAAAGAACATATTTTCATGATGCTGAAAAAAATGCAAGAATCCATGGAAGAACTGCTCCCGGATGTAGACACATCTGAAAAAGATAAGAAAGCAAAACACCCTGCCTTTGGAATGTTAAATGCAAAAGAATGGTATCACGCAGCAGAAATGCATGCAAAACACCACCTTAAGCAAATTAAACGTATAGAAAAAGCAATTTCAAAAAAAGTTTAG
- a CDS encoding 2,3-bisphosphoglycerate-independent phosphoglycerate mutase: MQKKVCLIIMDGWAKGNENKNENAVFAAKTPFVDSLYKNYTNAELITHGESVGLPDGQMGNSEVGHLNIGAGRVVPQELMRITNAFIDNSFSENAVWQDLINDTLREGTSLHLAGLLSDGGVHSHINHLFELIKLAEESGIENIYIHAFTDGRDTDPKSGLSYLRQLQTFLKGKKTKLATLCGRYYAMDRDNRWERVKIAYDALVHGKGIQANDAEAAIQEAYQKDETDEFLKPIIITENNKEVAKINSGDSVVFFNFRTDRCRQISRALFLEDFEEQGMKKLDLNFVTMTPYDKTFTNVKVFFDNTSLKNTLGEVLEKSHKTQLRAAETEKYPHVTFFFSGGKEKVFKGEERLFIPSPKVATYDLQPEMSAKPLTVDVIKLMRYKTPDFICLNYANPDMVAHTGVFEAAVSAVETVDDCVQQVIHEALKQKYAVILTSDHGNADMMKNEDGSPNTAHTMNPVPIFFISDNSNYKLKSGKLGDIAPTILYCMGIEPPEEMTGDVLLTSAK, encoded by the coding sequence ATGCAAAAGAAAGTCTGCCTGATTATCATGGATGGATGGGCAAAAGGTAATGAAAATAAGAATGAAAATGCTGTGTTTGCCGCAAAAACACCTTTTGTAGATAGTTTATATAAAAATTATACGAATGCCGAATTGATAACTCATGGTGAATCAGTCGGTTTACCTGATGGACAGATGGGGAACTCTGAAGTTGGTCACTTGAATATTGGCGCCGGTCGTGTTGTTCCGCAGGAATTAATGCGTATCACAAATGCTTTTATAGATAACTCTTTTTCGGAAAATGCAGTTTGGCAAGACTTAATAAATGATACGCTTAGAGAGGGGACTTCTTTACATTTAGCCGGTCTTTTATCAGATGGAGGAGTGCACTCACACATCAATCATTTGTTTGAGTTAATTAAGCTTGCTGAAGAATCAGGAATTGAGAATATATACATTCATGCATTTACTGATGGCAGAGATACAGATCCTAAAAGCGGACTTTCATATTTAAGACAGTTGCAGACTTTTCTGAAAGGTAAAAAAACAAAACTGGCAACACTCTGCGGCAGATATTATGCCATGGACAGGGATAATCGCTGGGAAAGAGTCAAAATTGCTTATGATGCTCTGGTTCATGGAAAAGGTATACAAGCAAATGATGCAGAAGCTGCTATTCAGGAAGCTTATCAGAAAGATGAAACCGATGAATTTCTAAAGCCGATTATCATTACCGAAAATAATAAGGAAGTAGCAAAAATCAACTCCGGAGATTCTGTAGTTTTCTTTAATTTTAGAACGGATCGTTGCAGACAAATCAGCCGAGCGTTATTTTTAGAGGATTTTGAAGAGCAGGGTATGAAAAAGTTAGATTTGAATTTTGTTACCATGACTCCCTATGACAAAACTTTCACAAACGTAAAAGTATTTTTTGATAACACTTCCTTAAAAAATACTCTGGGAGAAGTTTTAGAGAAAAGTCATAAGACTCAATTGCGGGCTGCTGAAACAGAAAAATATCCTCATGTAACATTCTTTTTTTCCGGAGGTAAAGAGAAAGTTTTTAAAGGTGAAGAACGCCTGTTCATACCTTCTCCTAAAGTGGCTACTTATGACTTACAGCCTGAAATGAGTGCAAAACCATTGACAGTTGATGTAATAAAACTCATGCGCTATAAAACCCCCGATTTCATCTGCCTGAATTATGCAAACCCGGATATGGTTGCTCATACAGGTGTTTTTGAGGCGGCAGTTTCTGCTGTTGAAACAGTTGATGATTGTGTTCAGCAAGTAATTCATGAAGCCCTAAAACAAAAATATGCTGTTATTTTAACTTCTGATCATGGTAATGCGGATATGATGAAAAATGAAGACGGAAGCCCGAATACAGCTCATACTATGAACCCGGTACCGATATTTTTTATCAGTGATAACAGTAATTACAAATTAAAATCCGGTAAATTAGGTGATATAGCACCTACAATTTTGTATTGTATGGGTATTGAACCGCCTGAAGAAATGACGGGAGATGTATTACTGACTTCCGCAAAATAA
- a CDS encoding 1,4-dihydroxy-2-naphthoyl-CoA synthase, whose translation MEKPDWIKVKDYEDITYKKCNGVARIAFNRPDLRNAFRPKTVSELFEAFLDAREDTSIGVVLFSGEGPSKKDGKYAFCSGGDQSVRGHQGYVGEDGMPRLNILEVQRLIRFMPKVVIAVVPGWAVGGGHSLHVVCDLTLASEEHAIFKQTDADVTSFDGGYGSAYLAKMVGQKRAREIFFLGRNYSAREAFEMGMVNAVIPHSELEDTAYQWGREILQKSPTSIKMLKFAFNATDDGMVGQQVFAGEATRLAYMTDEAKEGRNAFLEKRKPDFSNIKWIP comes from the coding sequence ATGGAAAAACCAGATTGGATAAAAGTAAAAGACTACGAAGACATTACCTATAAAAAGTGTAATGGAGTAGCCCGCATAGCCTTTAACCGGCCGGATTTGAGAAATGCATTCAGGCCAAAGACAGTATCTGAATTGTTTGAGGCTTTTTTAGATGCAAGGGAAGATACTTCTATTGGGGTGGTGTTATTTAGCGGAGAAGGACCTTCAAAAAAAGACGGAAAATATGCATTTTGCAGTGGAGGGGATCAAAGTGTAAGAGGTCATCAGGGATATGTAGGTGAAGATGGCATGCCTCGCTTAAATATTTTAGAAGTTCAGCGATTGATTCGGTTTATGCCAAAAGTTGTAATAGCTGTAGTGCCCGGCTGGGCAGTAGGTGGAGGACATAGTCTTCATGTGGTTTGTGACCTTACTCTGGCCAGTGAAGAGCATGCTATTTTTAAGCAGACAGATGCGGATGTTACCAGCTTTGACGGGGGTTATGGTTCTGCTTATTTAGCAAAAATGGTTGGCCAGAAAAGAGCCCGGGAGATTTTCTTTTTAGGTAGAAATTATTCTGCCCGTGAAGCTTTTGAAATGGGCATGGTGAATGCAGTGATTCCTCACAGTGAATTAGAAGACACTGCTTATCAGTGGGGCAGAGAGATTCTTCAAAAATCGCCTACATCAATTAAGATGTTAAAATTTGCTTTTAATGCAACGGATGACGGCATGGTCGGTCAGCAGGTTTTTGCCGGAGAAGCTACCCGACTTGCTTATATGACGGATGAAGCTAAAGAAGGCAGAAATGCATTTTTAGAAAAGCGTAAACCGGACTTTTCAAATATTAAATGGATTCCTTAG
- a CDS encoding adenylosuccinate synthetase, which translates to MLTIDILFAQRPEGIPYDTGPVEFLSSPFNIIVFIVLPILLILFYIWWIRKKKQEAKEEEEERKKNE; encoded by the coding sequence ATCTTAACTATTGATATACTTTTTGCTCAAAGACCGGAAGGGATTCCTTATGATACCGGTCCCGTTGAGTTTTTAAGCTCTCCTTTTAATATAATTGTGTTTATTGTACTGCCCATTTTGCTAATCCTCTTTTATATATGGTGGATAAGAAAGAAAAAACAAGAGGCAAAAGAAGAGGAAGAAGAAAGAAAGAAAAATGAATAA
- a CDS encoding cupin domain-containing protein, which yields MLMKQILTFLFLTNAFFVLSNNPVNLYEHEPSESFDNIYSKMLFGDNELVNSFIIYINESVPEHFHQFHSEHVLIIEGSGIFKIDNELFHAKAGDLFFLPKKVSHGFTVTEGPVKALSIQAPYFDGTDRILTE from the coding sequence ATGCTTATGAAGCAAATACTGACTTTTCTTTTCCTGACAAATGCATTTTTTGTACTTTCAAATAATCCCGTTAACCTTTATGAACATGAGCCTTCAGAGTCATTTGACAACATTTACTCAAAAATGTTGTTTGGAGACAATGAATTGGTTAATAGTTTTATAATTTACATAAATGAAAGCGTTCCGGAACATTTTCATCAATTTCACAGCGAACATGTGTTAATTATAGAAGGGAGTGGTATTTTTAAGATTGATAATGAATTATTCCATGCAAAAGCAGGAGATTTGTTTTTTTTACCTAAAAAAGTATCGCACGGATTTACGGTAACAGAAGGACCAGTGAAAGCACTTTCAATACAAGCGCCTTATTTTGACGGGACTGACAGAATTTTAACAGAATAA
- a CDS encoding aldo/keto reductase has translation MNYNRLGNSGLLVSELSLGSWVTFGSQVDDKLADEMMSYAYDNGINFFDNAEVYAQGQSEIVMGKVLKKKKWDRSTYLVSSKVFWGGDKPNQKGLSRKHVTEGCNAALKRLQVDYLDLFYCHRPDRNTPIEETVWTMHNLICSGKILYWGTSEWSAQEITAAHAFAMRNNLIGPVMEQPQYNMFHRDRVELEYKRVYKDFGLGTTIWSPLASGLLTGKYNKKSDAKSGRLNMKGYEWLKEKTLNEEKLQKVEKLQKLAKKLNISLTHLALIWCLKNENVSTVILGASKIEQLKENMNCLQHKEKLTDKVLFSIEEILQNKPEQDWF, from the coding sequence ATGAATTACAATAGATTAGGCAATAGCGGATTATTAGTCAGTGAGTTATCCCTGGGTTCCTGGGTAACTTTTGGAAGTCAGGTCGATGATAAATTGGCCGATGAAATGATGTCATATGCCTACGATAATGGGATTAACTTTTTTGATAATGCGGAAGTATATGCTCAGGGACAGTCAGAAATAGTGATGGGCAAAGTCTTAAAGAAAAAAAAGTGGGACAGAAGTACTTATCTTGTTTCTAGTAAAGTTTTTTGGGGAGGTGACAAACCCAATCAAAAAGGTTTGAGCAGAAAGCACGTTACCGAAGGCTGTAATGCAGCTTTAAAAAGACTACAGGTCGATTATTTGGATTTATTTTATTGCCATCGTCCGGACAGGAATACTCCCATAGAAGAAACTGTATGGACCATGCATAATCTAATTTGCAGCGGTAAAATTCTTTACTGGGGCACCTCAGAGTGGTCTGCTCAGGAAATTACGGCTGCCCATGCTTTTGCCATGCGTAATAATTTGATTGGTCCTGTTATGGAGCAACCTCAGTACAATATGTTTCACCGCGATAGAGTAGAGCTGGAATATAAAAGAGTTTATAAGGATTTTGGTTTGGGAACAACTATCTGGAGTCCTTTAGCCTCAGGACTTTTAACCGGAAAATACAATAAAAAAAGCGATGCAAAAAGTGGACGTTTAAATATGAAAGGTTACGAGTGGTTAAAAGAAAAAACACTAAATGAAGAAAAGCTTCAAAAAGTTGAAAAACTTCAAAAGTTGGCCAAAAAGCTAAATATCAGCCTTACACATCTGGCGCTTATCTGGTGTTTAAAAAATGAAAATGTAAGTACGGTAATTTTGGGGGCTTCAAAAATTGAACAACTCAAAGAAAATATGAATTGTCTGCAACATAAAGAAAAACTTACCGACAAAGTATTATTTTCAATAGAGGAAATACTGCAAAACAAACCTGAACAAGATTGGTTTTAA
- a CDS encoding ligase-associated DNA damage response DEXH box helicase, which translates to MNVETWFKSKRWTPLPFQENCWDSYDKFDNCLLNAPTGSGKTYAVFWAWLSSHLSNQNKISNDKGFRLIWISPLRALSHEIELSIQQVLTDLELPYKVMCRTGDSSSAERRKILTDSPQILVTTPESLHLMLSNKNSRSLFNKLECIVADEWHELMGSKRGTMTELAFAKLKDIRPNIKCWGISATIGNLGEALEVLAGNNKAKKNIIIQSDIKRETEIISVYPDEAEAYPSAGHSGIKLSQKVIDLIHQHKTTLIFTNTRAQAEIWYQELLNRDKKLIGLIALHHGSLSREERNWVEEALHNEKLKAVVCTSSLDLGVDFRPVDNVIQTGGPKGIARFLQRAGRSRHQPYQKGKIYFVPSNSLELIEAAALRSAISEMKIENRNVVIEPYDVLMQFLVTLGLSEAFKAEEVYKIVTSAYAFKNLDFETFREIIFYLEKGGKVLNEYDEYKKLERTAENTYAIKDKRVAMRHRMQIGVITENSHIKIRFLKGGYLGSVEENFISQLKAGDIFRFSGRSLEFVKIKNMEAFVRNAGNKKGVVPRWAGGRMPLSSQLADFISFKLENYNKGEITDPEITFLKPILERQKKISAIPCKSSFLMEYCKTREGFHLFAYPFEGRMVHESIALLLAWRISLKKAISFSVAVNDYGLEILSDLDFYEILESSTDLFSSSDLTENMQKSINAAEIARRKFRSVATICGWLFKGYPGKSKATKHLQSSASLLFNVFHDYDPENLMLKQAYREAFDIQIEEDRLRQALFRIENIPNKIVKIKKPGPFAFPIMVDRLRESLSSEKLEDRIEKMRVSFEKN; encoded by the coding sequence ATGAATGTCGAAACGTGGTTTAAATCAAAGAGGTGGACTCCCCTGCCCTTTCAAGAAAATTGCTGGGACTCCTATGATAAATTTGATAATTGCTTACTAAACGCACCTACCGGCAGCGGAAAAACATATGCTGTATTTTGGGCGTGGTTAAGCAGCCATTTATCTAATCAAAATAAAATCAGTAATGATAAGGGATTCAGGTTAATTTGGATAAGTCCTTTAAGAGCTCTATCACATGAAATAGAATTATCAATTCAGCAAGTGTTAACGGATTTGGAATTGCCCTATAAGGTAATGTGCAGAACCGGTGACAGTAGTTCTGCCGAAAGACGTAAAATTCTAACTGACAGCCCTCAAATTTTAGTTACTACTCCTGAAAGCCTGCATTTAATGCTTTCTAACAAAAACAGCCGTAGCTTATTCAACAAGCTGGAATGTATAGTTGCAGATGAGTGGCACGAACTTATGGGGAGCAAAAGAGGCACTATGACAGAGCTTGCTTTTGCAAAATTAAAGGACATTCGTCCGAATATTAAGTGTTGGGGAATTTCTGCTACCATCGGCAATTTAGGAGAAGCTTTAGAAGTCTTAGCAGGAAACAATAAAGCAAAGAAAAATATAATCATACAGTCGGATATTAAGCGGGAAACGGAAATTATCTCTGTCTATCCTGACGAAGCGGAAGCATATCCATCAGCCGGGCATTCAGGAATTAAACTGAGTCAAAAAGTCATTGATCTAATCCATCAGCATAAAACAACTCTTATCTTCACAAATACCCGTGCTCAGGCTGAAATTTGGTATCAGGAGCTTTTAAACAGGGATAAAAAGTTGATTGGCTTGATTGCTCTTCATCATGGAAGTTTGAGCCGCGAAGAAAGAAACTGGGTTGAAGAAGCTCTTCATAATGAGAAACTAAAAGCAGTAGTATGTACATCCAGTCTGGACTTGGGAGTAGATTTCAGACCGGTAGATAATGTGATTCAAACCGGCGGGCCTAAAGGGATTGCGCGTTTTCTTCAGCGGGCAGGCAGGAGTCGCCATCAACCATACCAAAAAGGAAAAATCTATTTTGTGCCTTCCAATAGTCTTGAGCTGATAGAAGCAGCAGCTCTCAGGTCTGCAATTAGTGAAATGAAAATAGAAAATAGAAATGTAGTTATTGAGCCCTATGATGTGTTGATGCAATTTTTAGTTACTCTCGGACTCAGCGAAGCTTTCAAAGCTGAAGAAGTTTATAAAATTGTTACCTCTGCTTATGCCTTTAAAAATCTTGATTTTGAAACGTTTAGGGAGATTATCTTTTATCTTGAAAAAGGCGGTAAAGTTTTAAATGAATATGATGAATACAAAAAACTGGAAAGAACTGCTGAAAATACTTATGCTATAAAAGACAAAAGAGTAGCTATGAGACATCGCATGCAAATAGGTGTCATTACCGAAAACTCACATATAAAGATACGATTTTTAAAAGGCGGATATCTCGGAAGTGTAGAAGAAAACTTTATCAGCCAGCTGAAAGCGGGAGATATTTTCAGGTTTTCCGGCAGAAGCCTTGAATTTGTAAAAATCAAAAACATGGAAGCCTTTGTAAGAAATGCCGGAAATAAAAAAGGAGTAGTTCCCAGATGGGCCGGAGGCAGGATGCCTTTAAGCTCTCAATTAGCAGATTTTATCAGTTTTAAACTTGAAAATTATAATAAGGGTGAAATAACAGACCCCGAAATAACCTTTTTAAAGCCTATATTGGAAAGACAAAAAAAGATTTCAGCCATTCCGTGCAAAAGTAGCTTTCTTATGGAATACTGCAAAACCAGAGAAGGTTTTCACCTTTTTGCCTATCCTTTTGAAGGTCGGATGGTACATGAGTCCATAGCTTTGTTGTTAGCCTGGAGAATCAGTCTGAAAAAAGCTATCAGCTTTTCGGTAGCCGTTAACGATTACGGATTGGAAATTTTATCTGATTTAGATTTTTATGAAATATTAGAAAGCAGTACCGATTTATTTTCAAGCTCTGACCTGACAGAAAACATGCAAAAAAGCATCAATGCTGCTGAAATTGCAAGAAGAAAATTTCGGTCTGTAGCTACTATTTGCGGCTGGCTTTTTAAAGGATACCCCGGAAAATCTAAAGCTACGAAACACCTTCAATCTTCCGCCTCTTTACTTTTTAATGTGTTTCATGATTATGACCCGGAAAATTTGATGCTAAAACAGGCTTATCGGGAAGCTTTTGATATACAAATTGAAGAAGATAGATTAAGGCAGGCTTTATTTCGAATTGAAAATATTCCTAATAAAATTGTGAAAATTAAAAAACCGGGTCCCTTTGCTTTTCCAATAATGGTTGACAGACTTAGAGAAAGTCTGAGCTCTGAAAAGCTGGAAGACCGTATAGAAAAAATGAGAGTTAGTTTTGAAAAAAATTAG
- a CDS encoding T9SS C-terminal target domain-containing protein, whose protein sequence is MRTYYSLIILSFLLVFSIEKTTGQVVINNANLQNFSNTKIHIHGDVYLAANSTILNENYISINGNFINNSGDSALINVPTGIIEFSGDDQFIGGTEITTFNNLHFSGTGIKTLEKDVYVRQILDINDREIATLENKLYLLNTDVNSLITNEGFVSSIGDGRFSRNMESMDSYYFPLGSSDLTERYRPLEITPSSNDFTTFEVRMVNNIPTDDGFDVNQKDNDVIDYVNEDWYHLINQTEGNQAVSLLFFYDEAVDNDFDAIVQWQGVDGWKKTTTATQLQNMPPMFSSLEIQNWADFSSEPFSLAYKIQEGEDPINSITNVLGNLIDVYPNPATEYLIIKSAENFVNSFLNIYDINGKELKSMKLNGAEKSIQLSDFSKGVYLLTITNDKGVYNNKIVIQ, encoded by the coding sequence ATGCGCACATACTATTCACTCATTATTCTCAGCTTTTTGCTTGTTTTTTCAATAGAAAAAACTACCGGACAAGTAGTTATAAATAACGCCAATTTACAAAATTTCTCAAACACTAAAATTCATATACACGGAGATGTTTATTTAGCTGCTAATTCAACCATACTAAATGAAAATTATATTTCTATTAACGGAAATTTTATAAATAATTCTGGAGACAGTGCTTTGATTAATGTCCCAACCGGAATTATTGAATTTTCCGGAGACGATCAATTTATCGGGGGAACTGAAATCACTACCTTCAATAATTTACATTTTTCCGGTACAGGTATTAAAACATTGGAAAAGGATGTTTATGTACGTCAAATCTTAGACATAAATGACCGTGAAATTGCAACACTGGAAAACAAGTTATATTTGCTAAACACAGATGTAAACAGCCTTATAACTAATGAAGGATTTGTCAGCAGCATTGGAGACGGCAGGTTTTCAAGAAATATGGAATCTATGGATAGTTATTATTTTCCGCTTGGTTCTTCTGATTTAACTGAACGTTATCGTCCACTTGAAATAACTCCTTCTTCAAATGACTTTACAACTTTTGAAGTTAGAATGGTTAATAACATACCGACAGATGATGGTTTTGATGTGAACCAAAAAGATAATGATGTTATAGATTATGTGAATGAAGACTGGTATCATTTAATCAATCAAACTGAAGGAAATCAAGCAGTCAGTTTATTGTTTTTTTATGATGAAGCAGTTGATAATGATTTTGATGCTATAGTTCAATGGCAAGGGGTTGACGGTTGGAAAAAAACTACTACGGCAACGCAACTTCAAAACATGCCACCTATGTTTTCTTCTTTAGAAATACAAAACTGGGCAGACTTTTCTTCTGAGCCTTTTTCTCTAGCGTATAAGATTCAAGAAGGAGAAGACCCTATTAACTCTATAACTAATGTTTTAGGTAACTTAATTGATGTGTATCCTAATCCTGCAACTGAGTATTTGATAATAAAAAGTGCAGAAAATTTTGTCAATTCTTTTTTGAATATTTATGACATAAATGGAAAAGAGTTAAAAAGCATGAAATTAAACGGTGCTGAAAAAAGCATTCAATTAAGTGACTTTTCTAAAGGGGTTTATCTGCTCACAATTACTAATGACAAGGGCGTATATAATAATAAAATTGTCATTCAATAA